The genomic region GGTGCTGACACACTTATGGAGCTCGGTACCGGTGGAGACTTCCTTGGTATCAGGAAAGCTGTTTGTGACGCAATCTCCCTTCCAGTAGGATCAGTACCACTCTACCAGGCATTCATCTCAGCAGCAAGAAGAGATGGTTCCATTGTTCACATGACAGAGGACGACCTCTGGAGTGCAACCGAAGAACAGGCAAAACTCGGTACAAACTTCATGGCTATCCACACTGGTGTCAACAACATTGTCCTTGACAGATTGAAGGCACACGGCAGATACGGTGGTCTCTGTTCCCGTGGCGGTGCATTCATGAGCACATGGATGCTGCACAACGAGAAGGAAAACCCACTTTATGAAGACTTCGATTACCTTTGTGAGATCCTCAAGGAACACGAAGTTACCCTTTCAACCGGTAACGGAATGCGTGCAGGTGCAGTAGCAGATGCAACTGACAGGGCACAGGTCCAGGAACTTATCATCAACTCCGAATGCGCACAGAAAGCACATGACAAATACGACCTTCAGGTAATCGTAGAAGGACCAGGCCACGTACCACTTGACCAGGTAGAGACAAACGTCAAGCTCATGAAGGCAATGAGCAATGGAAAGCCATTCTACATGCTTGGTCCACTGGTATCAGACATTGGTGCAGGCCGTGACCACATCGTAACAGCAATCGGTGCATCAGCTTCCGCAGCAGCAGGCTGTGACTTCCTCTGTTACGTAACACCAGCAGAACACCTTGCACTTCCAAACCTTGAAGATGTAGTTGAGGGTGTCAAGACATCAAAGATCGCAGCTCACGTTGGTGACATGATCAAATATCCGGAAACAGCTCGTGAAGTTGACCTTGCAATGGGCAGAGCACGCGCAAGACTTGACTGGGAGGAACAGTTCAAGCTCGCACTCGATCCGGAACTTGCAAGAAAGATCAGAACAGAGAGAGCTTCAGCAGATGAAGACGCATGTACAATGTGCGGTGACTTCTGCGCTCTTAAGATTGTCAATTCAAACTACGACCTTTGCAAATAATGCCTGTGGGCATTATTTACTTTCTCTTTTCTTTTTGAAATCTACACAAAATCATTTTCTTTTTTTTCCTTAATATTTTTAAAATCACTATCAACAATAGTTTTTCATCACAAAAAAATGCAAATATTTTTATAATTACGTATCCTCAATATTATTGTGGGACACGTAGCAAATATGGCTAAATGGGTTTTTTGTGCCCGACAA from Methanolobus tindarius DSM 2278 harbors:
- the thiC gene encoding phosphomethylpyrimidine synthase ThiC; this translates as MTIVTDAKNGKITEEMKIVAEVEGKDPEFIRRGIAAGRIVIPMTPYRDIKICGMGEGLTTKVNASIGASSDIVDLDMEVKKAKAAEAAGADTLMELGTGGDFLGIRKAVCDAISLPVGSVPLYQAFISAARRDGSIVHMTEDDLWSATEEQAKLGTNFMAIHTGVNNIVLDRLKAHGRYGGLCSRGGAFMSTWMLHNEKENPLYEDFDYLCEILKEHEVTLSTGNGMRAGAVADATDRAQVQELIINSECAQKAHDKYDLQVIVEGPGHVPLDQVETNVKLMKAMSNGKPFYMLGPLVSDIGAGRDHIVTAIGASASAAAGCDFLCYVTPAEHLALPNLEDVVEGVKTSKIAAHVGDMIKYPETAREVDLAMGRARARLDWEEQFKLALDPELARKIRTERASADEDACTMCGDFCALKIVNSNYDLCK